A genomic region of Halobacteriovorax sp. DA5 contains the following coding sequences:
- a CDS encoding type I phosphomannose isomerase catalytic subunit: MILKQIPHLVTTVWGGEKLKKYKDPEGIFEGPLGETWEVSTLENGLSLCENGQSLEEVLEGKVLTYLIKFIDTSQNLSIQVHPDNEYAHIHEDALGKDECWYILDAEEDAGIYLGLKEGVTKERLQEAIESGENVNDLLNFINVQKGDFFNIPAGSIHAIGEGVTLVEVQQNSGVTYRVWDWNRMGLDGKPRELHVKKAMDVINFNPNANVAEYFQYKNLDKSGLLTSNNYFNARVKVLGAGDESVLSLNGISSIVVLEGTCEIDDTEIKEYGSAVVKDIESAILKATTDSKVLVVKQV; the protein is encoded by the coding sequence ATGATTCTAAAGCAAATTCCACATTTAGTTACCACTGTTTGGGGTGGTGAAAAGTTAAAAAAATATAAAGACCCTGAGGGGATATTTGAAGGTCCATTGGGCGAAACATGGGAAGTTTCAACTTTAGAAAATGGCCTATCTCTTTGTGAGAATGGCCAAAGCCTTGAAGAAGTTCTTGAAGGAAAAGTATTAACTTATTTAATTAAATTTATCGATACAAGCCAAAATTTATCGATACAAGTTCACCCTGATAATGAGTACGCTCATATTCATGAAGATGCGCTTGGAAAAGATGAATGTTGGTATATATTAGACGCCGAAGAAGATGCAGGGATTTATCTCGGTCTTAAAGAAGGTGTCACAAAAGAAAGACTACAAGAGGCCATCGAAAGTGGAGAAAATGTAAATGATCTCCTCAATTTCATAAATGTTCAAAAAGGTGATTTCTTTAATATTCCTGCTGGATCAATCCATGCCATTGGTGAAGGAGTAACTCTTGTCGAAGTTCAACAGAACTCGGGCGTTACCTATCGTGTTTGGGATTGGAACCGTATGGGTCTTGATGGTAAGCCTCGAGAACTTCATGTGAAGAAGGCCATGGATGTTATTAATTTTAATCCAAACGCTAATGTCGCGGAATATTTTCAATATAAGAATCTTGATAAGAGTGGACTACTAACAAGCAATAACTATTTTAATGCTAGAGTGAAAGTTCTAGGAGCAGGAGATGAGAGTGTTCTGTCGTTAAATGGTATAAGTTCAATTGTCGTTTTAGAAGGTACTTGTGAAATTGATGATACTGAAATTAAAGAGTATGGGTCTGCGGTAGTTAAGGATATTGAGTCCGCTATCTTGAAGGCAACAACGGACTCTAAGGTTTTAGTTGTAAAACAAGTTTAG
- a CDS encoding DUF5522 domain-containing protein: MTNSHDDSKKDFYINEDGNTVFTKEFHLRRGYCCESGCLHCPFGFNEKADDDSSNIPLELRKQDLNEEVSDEDLAEYYLKDFE; this comes from the coding sequence ATGACAAACTCTCACGACGATTCCAAAAAAGATTTCTATATTAATGAAGACGGTAATACTGTTTTTACAAAAGAATTCCACTTACGTCGTGGCTACTGCTGTGAAAGTGGCTGTCTTCATTGCCCTTTTGGCTTTAACGAAAAAGCTGATGATGACTCGAGCAATATTCCTCTAGAACTTAGAAAGCAAGATTTGAATGAAGAGGTATCTGACGAGGACTTAGCAGAGTATTACCTTAAGGATTTTGAATAA
- a CDS encoding long-chain-fatty-acid--CoA ligase, whose translation MTKPWLKHYQNGVAEEINPELYPSIPALLDESFTKFANKPSFHCMGKTLTYKEIDHLSKKFASYLQNDLGLKKGDRVAIMMPNILQYPVALFGILRAGMVCVNVNPLYTARELEHQLTDSQSKVIIIFENSASVLAEVVKNTPIEHVLVTQIGDMLKFPKSLLVNFVIKHVKKMVPSWDLPGAKSFLEALDKGDESKFKKPEINSSDLAFLQYTGGTTGVSKGAELIHRNIVANLLQAGEWISPVVKEGEEIIITPLPLYHIFSLTANCFTFSKIGALNVLITNPRDIPGFVKELKKWKFTAFTGVNTLFNGLLNNEDFKSVDFSKLKLTLGGGMAVQRAVAERWKEVTKTPLIEAYGLTETSPAACINPMDLKDYNGMIGIPVSSTDVCIKDDDGNTLNAGEVGEICIKGPQVMKGYWGRPEETAKVMTPDGYFKSGDIGVMDEEGFFKIVDRKKDMILVSGFNVYPNEIEEIVVTHPKVFECAAVGVPHEKSGEIVKLFVVKNDQSLTEDELLAFCKENLTAYKRPKIIEFRTELPKSNVGKILRKDLRGQ comes from the coding sequence GTGACTAAACCTTGGCTTAAGCACTACCAAAATGGTGTTGCTGAAGAAATTAATCCTGAATTATATCCTTCAATTCCAGCATTATTAGATGAGAGTTTTACTAAATTTGCTAATAAGCCATCCTTCCATTGCATGGGAAAGACTCTAACTTATAAAGAGATTGATCATCTTTCAAAGAAATTTGCTTCTTATCTTCAAAATGATCTTGGGCTTAAAAAAGGTGACCGTGTCGCTATTATGATGCCTAATATTCTTCAATACCCTGTTGCTCTTTTTGGTATTCTTCGTGCAGGTATGGTTTGTGTAAACGTAAACCCTCTTTATACTGCTAGAGAACTTGAGCACCAATTAACGGATTCACAATCAAAAGTAATTATCATTTTTGAAAACTCAGCTTCTGTTCTTGCTGAAGTTGTAAAGAATACGCCAATTGAGCACGTACTTGTGACTCAAATTGGTGATATGCTTAAATTTCCAAAGTCACTACTTGTAAACTTTGTTATTAAGCATGTTAAGAAGATGGTTCCTTCATGGGATCTTCCTGGCGCTAAGTCATTTCTTGAGGCACTTGATAAAGGTGATGAGTCAAAATTTAAAAAGCCAGAAATTAATAGTTCTGATCTTGCTTTCCTACAGTATACAGGTGGGACAACAGGTGTTTCTAAAGGTGCAGAACTTATCCACCGTAACATCGTTGCAAACCTACTGCAGGCAGGCGAGTGGATTTCACCAGTTGTAAAAGAAGGTGAAGAAATTATCATTACTCCTCTTCCGCTTTATCATATCTTCTCACTTACAGCGAACTGTTTTACGTTCTCTAAAATTGGAGCACTAAACGTTCTAATTACTAACCCTAGAGATATTCCAGGATTTGTAAAAGAACTGAAGAAGTGGAAATTTACAGCATTTACTGGTGTAAACACACTATTTAACGGTCTTTTAAATAATGAAGACTTTAAATCAGTTGATTTTTCAAAGCTAAAATTAACTCTTGGTGGTGGAATGGCTGTACAACGTGCTGTTGCTGAAAGATGGAAAGAGGTAACAAAAACTCCATTAATTGAAGCCTATGGATTAACTGAAACATCTCCAGCTGCTTGTATCAACCCAATGGATCTTAAAGACTACAATGGAATGATTGGTATCCCTGTTTCATCAACTGATGTATGTATCAAAGATGATGATGGAAATACTCTGAACGCTGGTGAGGTAGGTGAGATCTGTATTAAAGGTCCACAAGTTATGAAGGGTTACTGGGGACGTCCTGAAGAGACGGCAAAAGTAATGACTCCTGATGGTTATTTTAAATCTGGTGATATTGGTGTGATGGATGAAGAAGGTTTCTTCAAAATTGTTGACCGTAAGAAAGATATGATTCTTGTTTCAGGATTTAATGTTTATCCAAATGAAATTGAAGAAATCGTAGTTACTCATCCTAAAGTTTTTGAATGTGCTGCAGTTGGTGTACCACATGAAAAATCAGGTGAGATCGTAAAACTATTTGTCGTAAAAAATGATCAGTCTCTAACTGAAGATGAGCTTCTAGCATTCTGTAAAGAAAACCTAACTGCTTATAAGAGACCAAAGATTATTGAATTTAGAACTGAGCTTCCTAAGTCAAATGTTGGGAAGATTCTAAGAAAAGATCTAAGAGGACAATAA
- a CDS encoding BamA/TamA family outer membrane protein: MRFLLLALILFHSMTFAQKVQRDVKASTGLDEGQFVIVPGPSYMPSTKLGLDLIGMYLFDANSGKYKNSTKTVPPSIIGAYGKITTNGTAMGAIGTKLHLGEDKWRITGGYLEGNILSQMFQAELERFLDTSNKIRAVIVNVNYRVWGDLFIGGGIIWNEVIFKADINPENYATNTGLKFNLFYDTRDNTFSPTKGFYLNTRTNFYRENLGGDDNITTLEATFSHYISLAENTNHLFSWLFDSSFNLGDTNPNYNYNYGSRGPRGYTGKVYEGANMIRFEGEYKHYFQSIMDGKFGLAGFVGVGFTFGGESRVGNQIPSDLFEADPLTHIGTGIRYKILPKQNLNSRVDIAYGREKEFTMYFALNEAI, from the coding sequence ATGAGATTTTTGTTATTAGCGTTAATTCTTTTTCATTCTATGACTTTTGCCCAAAAAGTGCAACGTGACGTTAAGGCCTCAACAGGCCTCGATGAGGGACAATTCGTCATTGTTCCAGGTCCTTCTTATATGCCAAGCACTAAACTAGGACTCGATCTTATTGGGATGTATCTCTTTGATGCAAATAGCGGAAAGTATAAGAATAGTACAAAGACTGTGCCACCTTCTATTATAGGTGCTTATGGAAAGATTACGACAAATGGAACCGCAATGGGGGCTATTGGAACGAAGCTTCATCTCGGTGAAGATAAGTGGCGTATCACAGGTGGTTATCTTGAAGGAAATATATTAAGTCAGATGTTTCAAGCTGAACTTGAGCGATTCCTTGATACATCTAATAAGATTCGTGCTGTTATTGTTAATGTTAACTATCGAGTGTGGGGTGATCTCTTTATTGGTGGTGGGATCATCTGGAATGAGGTTATTTTTAAGGCCGATATAAATCCTGAGAATTATGCAACAAATACAGGTCTTAAATTTAATTTATTCTATGATACGAGAGATAATACATTTTCTCCAACTAAAGGCTTTTACTTAAATACACGAACGAATTTCTATCGAGAAAATCTTGGAGGAGATGATAATATCACTACGCTAGAGGCAACTTTCTCGCATTATATTTCTCTGGCAGAAAATACGAATCATTTGTTTTCATGGCTATTTGATTCAAGCTTTAATCTAGGTGACACAAATCCTAATTATAATTATAACTATGGTTCACGAGGACCGCGAGGTTACACTGGAAAAGTGTATGAAGGTGCTAATATGATACGCTTTGAAGGTGAGTATAAGCACTACTTCCAATCGATTATGGATGGAAAGTTTGGTCTAGCTGGATTTGTCGGAGTTGGTTTTACATTTGGAGGAGAGTCAAGAGTTGGAAACCAGATTCCATCAGACTTATTTGAAGCCGATCCACTTACACATATTGGGACAGGAATTCGTTACAAAATTCTACCTAAGCAAAATCTCAACTCGAGAGTCGACATCGCCTATGGCCGAGAAAAAGAATTTACGATGTATTTTGCCTTAAATGAGGCGATCTGA
- a CDS encoding serine protease: MSKAKELICMTALLMGLTSCQNDSATIEKVVEASSSNIIIGNDDRRSTIDNLNKTFYRKVGQLRSDLKLGNSGIKKTATCSATLIKNKFVITAAHCVYLSDTSNLLKNTYFYPGIDGVDNFDSGRYPVVRVYHPELYDNESFSSSEDIAILELGAGSDGQHAGQRVGTHGYWGTESFPNGETLTIGYPGDKPSAKQFYETGCDITNSNYNHLSLNVECDVFKGQSGSPIFVYNSQYDNFFIHGVITSESPRMNFGSFLSKERQKIINTIFDGSFSTSNEFEEKWITKKIEQDLLVRILVKNTCKSNEARVALNYKNIENEWNTVGFYTVGAGETKELAVSPNGVFYLAAKNRSWKSIISGSYSFDLPNSGVQKFNKYSTQKYGDYVVTVPCY; encoded by the coding sequence ATGAGCAAAGCTAAAGAACTTATTTGTATGACAGCGCTACTAATGGGGCTGACTTCTTGTCAAAATGACAGTGCAACTATTGAGAAAGTAGTCGAGGCAAGTAGTAGTAATATCATCATCGGAAATGATGATCGAAGATCAACGATTGATAATTTAAATAAAACTTTCTATCGAAAAGTTGGCCAGTTAAGGTCTGATCTGAAGCTTGGAAACTCTGGAATTAAAAAAACTGCAACATGTAGCGCGACACTTATAAAAAATAAATTTGTTATTACAGCAGCTCACTGTGTATACCTCTCAGATACAAGTAACTTACTTAAGAATACATACTTTTATCCAGGGATCGATGGTGTCGATAATTTTGATAGCGGACGTTATCCAGTTGTTCGTGTCTATCATCCTGAACTTTATGATAATGAGAGTTTTTCTTCTTCTGAAGATATTGCAATACTTGAGCTTGGTGCTGGCAGTGATGGACAACACGCAGGGCAAAGGGTTGGAACACATGGCTACTGGGGAACAGAATCATTCCCAAATGGTGAAACACTAACAATCGGCTATCCAGGAGATAAGCCGAGTGCAAAACAATTTTATGAAACAGGTTGTGATATCACTAATAGTAATTATAACCATCTTTCTTTAAATGTAGAATGTGATGTTTTTAAAGGACAAAGTGGTTCTCCAATTTTTGTCTACAACTCACAATACGATAATTTCTTTATTCATGGTGTAATCACTAGTGAGAGTCCTAGAATGAACTTTGGAAGTTTCCTATCTAAAGAAAGACAAAAAATCATTAATACAATTTTTGATGGAAGCTTTTCGACGAGTAATGAATTTGAAGAAAAGTGGATAACAAAGAAAATTGAACAGGATCTGCTAGTTCGCATCCTTGTTAAAAATACTTGTAAGAGTAATGAGGCGAGAGTCGCTTTAAATTATAAGAATATTGAAAATGAGTGGAATACAGTAGGCTTCTACACTGTTGGTGCAGGTGAAACAAAAGAGCTTGCAGTAAGTCCAAACGGAGTTTTCTACTTAGCTGCTAAGAACAGAAGCTGGAAGTCAATTATCAGCGGTTCTTACTCATTTGATTTACCAAATAGTGGAGTCCAGAAATTTAATAAGTATTCAACTCAAAAGTATGGGGACTACGTTGTAACAGTACCGTGTTACTAA
- the metG gene encoding methionine--tRNA ligase — MKNTFYTTTAIDYPNGRPHIGHAYEKIVTDSYARWYKLLGKEVHYLTGTDENGQKLIESAKAAGLDTLEFVNANVEIFKELCAKANIQYDDFIRTTEKRHADTCVELWKNLESKGLIYHGHYSGNYCLSCESFYTEAQAPDGNCPEHHKPLELKEEEGFFFKLSEYQNWIIDHLKANPDFIVPTARYKEILSRLENDDLRDLAISRPSQGWGVPVPGHDKFVMYTWFDALINYYSALTTDQREKFWPADMHVIGKDILWFHSVIWPCMLKASDLPLPKQVYVHGMVLAEDGKKMSKSLGNVVDPFEMLEKYPTDTFRYYMLKNISSSGDGKFSEQELVDKHNSELANDYGNLLMRVIKLGLKSFPDKVYNAEGVTQEIDALPYFERAKEFMEKREHNKAIDAIWDLIVSLNVYVNDKEPWKHKADEAAFAPIAYNCFYGMAAASYMLQAFLPNCTKTALEYIGSSVNGSELMEFGKATYTPQPPEALFPKVELK; from the coding sequence ATGAAAAATACATTTTATACGACGACTGCAATTGACTACCCTAATGGGCGTCCACATATTGGCCATGCCTATGAGAAGATCGTAACTGACTCATACGCTCGTTGGTATAAACTTCTTGGAAAAGAAGTTCACTACCTAACAGGAACTGATGAGAACGGACAAAAACTAATTGAATCAGCAAAAGCCGCTGGACTTGATACACTTGAGTTCGTAAATGCCAATGTTGAGATCTTCAAAGAGCTATGTGCTAAAGCAAATATCCAATACGATGATTTCATTAGAACAACTGAAAAGCGCCATGCTGATACATGTGTTGAACTATGGAAGAACCTGGAAAGCAAAGGACTGATTTATCACGGTCACTACTCTGGTAATTACTGTCTTTCATGTGAGTCTTTTTATACAGAAGCACAAGCGCCAGATGGCAATTGTCCAGAACACCACAAGCCACTTGAACTAAAAGAAGAAGAAGGTTTCTTCTTTAAGCTAAGTGAATACCAAAACTGGATTATCGATCACCTAAAAGCAAATCCAGACTTTATCGTGCCAACTGCACGCTACAAAGAAATCCTCTCTCGTCTTGAAAATGACGATCTAAGAGACCTTGCCATCTCTCGTCCAAGCCAAGGCTGGGGTGTTCCAGTTCCAGGTCATGACAAATTTGTTATGTATACTTGGTTTGATGCCTTAATTAACTACTACTCTGCTCTTACTACAGACCAGAGAGAAAAGTTTTGGCCAGCAGATATGCACGTAATTGGAAAAGATATTCTTTGGTTCCACTCTGTAATCTGGCCATGTATGCTAAAGGCTTCTGATCTTCCTCTTCCAAAACAAGTTTACGTTCACGGAATGGTACTTGCTGAAGACGGAAAGAAAATGAGTAAGTCTCTTGGAAATGTTGTTGATCCATTTGAGATGCTTGAAAAATATCCAACGGATACTTTCCGTTACTATATGCTAAAGAATATTTCTTCTTCAGGAGATGGAAAATTCTCTGAGCAAGAGTTAGTAGATAAACACAATAGTGAACTTGCAAATGACTACGGTAACCTTCTAATGAGAGTTATCAAGCTAGGTCTTAAGAGCTTCCCAGATAAAGTTTATAACGCTGAAGGTGTAACTCAAGAGATCGATGCTCTTCCATATTTTGAGCGCGCTAAAGAGTTCATGGAAAAGCGTGAGCACAATAAAGCAATTGATGCTATTTGGGATCTAATCGTTAGCCTCAACGTTTACGTTAACGACAAAGAGCCTTGGAAGCATAAGGCTGATGAAGCAGCATTTGCTCCAATCGCTTATAACTGTTTCTACGGAATGGCAGCTGCATCTTATATGCTACAGGCCTTCCTACCAAACTGTACAAAGACTGCTCTTGAATATATTGGTTCAAGCGTAAATGGATCTGAGTTAATGGAGTTTGGTAAGGCGACTTATACGCCTCAACCGCCGGAAGCACTTTTCCCTAAGGTAGAATTAAAATAA
- the leuS gene encoding leucine--tRNA ligase: MQYNFGEIEPKWQKFWDDNKTFRTDSTDKSKPKYYVLDMFPYPSGAGLHVGHVEGYTATDILARFKRMNGHNVLHPMGWDSFGLPAENYAIKTGTHPSVITKENIGNFTRQLKACGFSYDWDREIATSSIDYYKWTQWIFTQLYNKGLAFEDEISVNWCPELKTVLANEEVIDGKSEVGGHPVIRKPMKQWMLKITEYADRLLEDLDDLDWPESLKELQRNWIGRSEGAQVSFSVKGVDSKIDVFTTRPDTLFGATYMVLAPEHDLVAQITTDEKKAEVEAYIKEASLKSDLDRTDLNKNKSGVFTGAYAINPLNGKEIPVWIADYVLISYGTGAIMAVPAHDERDWEFAKKYDLEITPVLEGGDVNEAAFTGDGTHINSGFLDGLNKADGIAKAIAHLEAEGIGKKEINYKLRDWLFSRQRYWGEPFPILKFEDGTVRCLDEDELPVGLPEVEKYEPSGTGESPLARIDDWLYLTDPKTGKKARRETNTMPQWAGSCWYYLRFIDPQNSEVAWDKQLEEYWMPVDLYVGGVEHAVLHLLYARFWHKVLFDLGLVSTKEPFQKLFNQGLILDEHGEKMSKSKGNTVNPDDIIAEYGADALRLYEMFMGPLEKVKPWQTKGVKGVFNFLRKSFTFYGNPENTYEGQETNQDVLKHLHKTIKKVTEDVENLRFNTAISAMMVMNNEVIKLGKVSVETAKAFTRLLSPFAPHAAEEMWANLGETTSCSLAAWPVFDADLAKDDLITMAIQVNGKTRSTIDVPADISKEDFLAQAKADEKVAKFLTGTIVKEIYVPGRICNIVVKG; the protein is encoded by the coding sequence ATGCAGTACAACTTTGGTGAAATTGAACCAAAATGGCAGAAGTTTTGGGACGACAACAAAACTTTTAGAACAGACTCAACAGACAAATCAAAACCTAAATACTATGTATTGGACATGTTTCCATACCCTTCTGGAGCAGGACTTCACGTAGGTCACGTTGAAGGTTATACAGCAACAGATATTCTTGCACGTTTCAAGAGAATGAACGGACATAATGTTCTTCATCCAATGGGATGGGATTCTTTTGGGCTTCCTGCAGAAAACTATGCAATCAAAACTGGAACACACCCAAGTGTGATCACAAAAGAAAATATTGGAAATTTCACAAGACAACTAAAGGCCTGTGGATTTTCTTATGATTGGGATCGTGAGATCGCAACATCAAGTATTGACTACTATAAGTGGACTCAATGGATCTTCACTCAACTTTACAATAAAGGTTTAGCATTTGAAGACGAGATCTCTGTTAACTGGTGTCCAGAGCTAAAAACAGTTTTAGCTAACGAAGAAGTAATCGATGGTAAATCTGAAGTTGGTGGACACCCTGTAATCAGAAAGCCAATGAAGCAGTGGATGTTAAAAATCACTGAATACGCTGATCGTCTTTTAGAAGACCTTGATGATCTTGATTGGCCAGAGTCTCTTAAAGAGCTGCAAAGAAATTGGATTGGACGCTCTGAAGGTGCCCAAGTTTCTTTTTCTGTAAAAGGTGTTGATTCGAAAATTGATGTTTTCACAACTCGTCCAGATACTCTATTTGGTGCAACATATATGGTTCTAGCTCCTGAACACGACCTAGTTGCTCAAATTACGACAGATGAGAAGAAAGCTGAAGTAGAAGCTTATATTAAAGAAGCATCTCTTAAGTCAGATCTTGATCGAACAGACTTAAACAAAAATAAATCTGGTGTATTCACTGGAGCCTATGCAATCAACCCACTTAATGGAAAAGAGATTCCAGTTTGGATTGCAGACTATGTACTAATCTCGTACGGAACTGGTGCGATCATGGCCGTTCCTGCTCACGATGAAAGAGACTGGGAATTTGCTAAGAAGTACGACCTAGAAATTACTCCAGTACTTGAAGGTGGCGATGTAAATGAAGCTGCATTCACAGGTGACGGAACTCATATTAATTCAGGTTTCCTTGATGGGCTTAATAAGGCAGACGGTATCGCAAAAGCAATCGCTCACCTTGAAGCTGAAGGAATTGGAAAAAAAGAAATTAACTACAAACTTCGTGACTGGTTATTCTCTCGTCAAAGATACTGGGGTGAACCATTCCCAATTCTTAAATTTGAAGATGGAACAGTAAGATGCCTTGATGAAGATGAGCTTCCAGTTGGTCTTCCAGAAGTTGAAAAATATGAGCCATCTGGAACTGGTGAATCTCCACTTGCACGTATTGATGACTGGTTATACCTAACTGATCCAAAGACAGGAAAGAAAGCAAGACGTGAAACAAACACGATGCCTCAGTGGGCAGGTTCTTGTTGGTACTACCTACGCTTCATCGATCCACAAAACTCTGAAGTTGCATGGGATAAACAATTAGAAGAATACTGGATGCCAGTAGATTTATATGTTGGTGGTGTTGAGCACGCAGTTCTACACTTACTTTATGCTCGTTTCTGGCACAAGGTTCTTTTTGATCTAGGACTAGTTTCAACAAAAGAGCCATTCCAAAAACTTTTCAACCAAGGTCTTATCCTAGATGAGCACGGTGAGAAGATGAGTAAGTCTAAAGGAAACACTGTAAACCCAGATGATATTATCGCTGAATACGGTGCCGATGCTCTAAGACTTTATGAAATGTTTATGGGGCCACTTGAAAAAGTTAAGCCATGGCAAACGAAAGGTGTAAAAGGAGTATTTAACTTCCTAAGAAAGTCTTTCACTTTCTACGGTAACCCAGAAAATACTTACGAAGGTCAAGAAACAAACCAAGACGTTCTAAAGCACCTACATAAGACAATTAAGAAAGTTACTGAAGATGTTGAGAACCTACGTTTTAACACAGCTATCTCAGCAATGATGGTAATGAATAATGAAGTTATCAAGCTTGGCAAGGTTTCTGTTGAGACAGCTAAGGCCTTCACAAGACTTCTTTCTCCATTTGCACCACACGCTGCTGAAGAGATGTGGGCAAACCTAGGTGAGACGACTTCTTGTTCACTTGCAGCTTGGCCAGTATTTGATGCTGACCTTGCAAAAGATGACCTCATTACAATGGCCATCCAAGTAAATGGTAAGACGAGATCAACAATTGATGTTCCAGCAGATATTTCAAAAGAAGACTTTCTAGCTCAAGCGAAAGCTGATGAGAAAGTTGCGAAATTCCTAACAGGAACTATTGTAAAAGAAATCTACGTACCAGGTAGAATTTGTAATATTGTTGTAAAAGGATAA
- a CDS encoding c-type cytochrome: MYRLVLFSLTLVGLVLVMNLSGYQSVEVNNEKYNFENAKKAHAAHLVEVAELAKKHAEVTAPPKVSDEVIEEKTLIPLDTPQLVRADKLYKQCIACHAKDGSGKAANKAPRIGGQMEWYIEKQLLDMKSGARVNQQMLTIVKKLSTEDIADLAAYLSKVPWGGVKN; this comes from the coding sequence ATGTATCGTTTAGTGCTTTTTTCCCTAACGCTAGTAGGGCTAGTTCTTGTTATGAACCTATCGGGTTACCAGAGTGTTGAAGTCAACAATGAGAAATATAACTTTGAAAATGCAAAGAAAGCGCACGCTGCTCACTTAGTTGAAGTTGCGGAACTTGCTAAGAAGCACGCAGAAGTAACAGCACCTCCAAAAGTTAGTGATGAAGTTATCGAAGAGAAGACTCTTATTCCTCTAGATACTCCACAACTTGTTAGAGCAGATAAACTTTATAAGCAATGTATTGCATGTCACGCTAAAGATGGTTCAGGGAAAGCTGCAAATAAGGCACCAAGAATCGGTGGTCAAATGGAATGGTATATTGAGAAGCAACTTCTTGATATGAAATCAGGGGCCCGTGTTAACCAACAGATGTTAACGATTGTTAAAAAACTATCGACTGAAGATATTGCAGACCTAGCGGCTTACTTATCTAAGGTGCCATGGGGCGGAGTTAAAAACTAA
- a CDS encoding cell envelope biogenesis protein OmpA, giving the protein MRIFSLLLLLTITACASKPKLYPNSAYQRYGKVQADRDIEICMAKADEFLESDRGRQMVREGGKGAAWGAIVGAVASAVFGGNAGKGAAQGAAIGGASGAASAGLSEDQIKQRFVNRCLAEKGYEVIGWR; this is encoded by the coding sequence ATGAGAATATTTTCACTTTTACTACTTTTGACGATTACTGCTTGTGCATCTAAACCAAAGCTTTATCCGAACTCAGCCTATCAAAGATACGGAAAGGTCCAAGCCGATCGCGATATTGAAATTTGCATGGCCAAGGCCGACGAGTTTCTTGAGAGTGATCGTGGAAGACAAATGGTTCGTGAAGGTGGAAAAGGTGCTGCGTGGGGTGCTATTGTAGGCGCTGTGGCAAGTGCAGTCTTTGGTGGTAATGCTGGTAAAGGTGCTGCTCAGGGGGCCGCAATTGGTGGTGCTAGTGGAGCCGCTTCAGCGGGGCTTAGTGAAGATCAGATCAAGCAACGTTTCGTAAACCGTTGTCTTGCGGAGAAAGGCTACGAAGTAATTGGGTGGAGATAA
- a CDS encoding gamma carbonic anhydrase family protein yields MTLYRYKNIEPTIGEGCFIADSADVIGKVFLGKNVSLWFKVVARGDVNEIHIGDNCNIQDLTMLHVEDNIPLIIKENVSVGHSVTLHACTVEEGCLIGMGATVLDGAVIGKNSIVAAGSVVPPGKVYPPESFIIGTPAVVKRKLTPQEVEQYSNHYKSYLITKDEYLNEVEVIC; encoded by the coding sequence ATGACTTTATATCGTTATAAAAATATTGAACCGACAATTGGAGAGGGATGCTTTATTGCAGACTCTGCTGATGTTATTGGTAAAGTTTTCTTGGGAAAGAATGTTTCTCTTTGGTTTAAAGTTGTGGCCCGTGGGGATGTGAACGAGATTCATATTGGCGACAATTGTAATATTCAAGATTTAACAATGCTTCATGTAGAAGATAATATTCCCCTAATCATTAAAGAAAACGTTAGTGTTGGTCATAGTGTGACTCTTCATGCTTGTACAGTCGAAGAAGGCTGCTTAATTGGTATGGGGGCGACCGTCTTAGATGGAGCAGTTATTGGGAAAAACTCAATTGTAGCTGCCGGAAGTGTTGTTCCTCCTGGTAAGGTATATCCTCCTGAGAGCTTTATTATCGGAACGCCTGCTGTGGTTAAAAGGAAGCTTACTCCACAAGAAGTAGAGCAGTATAGTAACCACTATAAATCGTACTTAATAACAAAAGATGAGTATTTAAACGAAGTCGAAGTTATTTGCTAA